In Flavobacterium sp. GSB-24, the genomic window ACAGCTTATTTAGTGATCGAATGAGAAAAATATATCTGATTTTCTGCATCGTTTTTCAGCTTTCTTGTTTTTGTCAAAATAAAGAACTGTTGTATAATTTCACTTCTATTCCGCAATCGTCTCTTGTAAATCCTGGAGCCGATGTATCTTATAAATACTATTTTGGTTTCCCAGTTCTATCTGGAGTTTCTGCCAATGTAGGTTCAAACAGCTTTTCGGCGTATGATTTATTTGCTGATAATGGAGTAGATTTTAATCAAAAAGTTCGAGACGTAATTAATAGATCGTCTAGTAATGATAAAGTAGTAACCAATCAACAGTTAGAAATATTCTCTGGTGGCTTTAGAGTTGGAGGCAGAGAAAGCCGATCGTATGTTTCGTTCGGATTGTATCAGGAATTTGATTTTTTCATGTATGTTCCAAAAGACCCGGCTTTATTGGCGTTAAACGGAAATAGAGATTATATCGGGAAATCATTCAATCTGGGAGATATAAGTGCTAAAGCTGAGGTGCTTTCTGTATTTCATGTCGGATATCATAAAAAAGTAAGTGACAAATTTGTTTATGGAGGACGAGCCAAAATCTATTCAAGTGGTGCAAATGCTACTTCAACTAAAAATTCCGGTTATATCTATACAGGACAGAATGCTGGAACTCCAAATTTGTACAATCAAATCATTTCTTCAAATTTAGAATTAAAAACTTCTGGAATTTCTAAATTCACAAAAGATGAATACGAAGGAAATGTAGCCAAAGACATTGCGCATAATACCTTCTTTAATGGAAGTTTAGGACTCGGATTAGATGCTGGAATTACCTATTATATAAAAGAAAATTTACAGCTTGCAGCAAGTATAGTCGATCTAGGTTTTATAAGGCAGACAAAAGATATTGAAACACGCACCTACAAGGGAACGTATCAATACGATGGTGTAAATCCCG contains:
- a CDS encoding DUF5723 family protein translates to MRKIYLIFCIVFQLSCFCQNKELLYNFTSIPQSSLVNPGADVSYKYYFGFPVLSGVSANVGSNSFSAYDLFADNGVDFNQKVRDVINRSSSNDKVVTNQQLEIFSGGFRVGGRESRSYVSFGLYQEFDFFMYVPKDPALLALNGNRDYIGKSFNLGDISAKAEVLSVFHVGYHKKVSDKFVYGGRAKIYSSGANATSTKNSGYIYTGQNAGTPNLYNQIISSNLELKTSGISKFTKDEYEGNVAKDIAHNTFFNGSLGLGLDAGITYYIKENLQLAASIVDLGFIRQTKDIETRTYKGTYQYDGVNPDFMGTDNPENVFDEFEEAIPEETLYNKYTTWRPTKFYSSIQYSFGEARPDDECNCRGQVEKYYKNAVGAQFFAMTTPREPLVALTAFYRRNIFRKLDVKATYTFDTFSNKNIGLGLAGTIGSVNLYALVNNILEYKDLSKARSAAFQIGINFVFQDRED